CCGGAAGTCTCCGTGCGCCGTCGGCAGGGACGCCTCTGCCGTGCGCGCGACGCGCGTGCTGGCATCGCCGTCGGGCGCCGGCGCCTCGCGGACGGGGTCGTTCGCCGCCCGCCACGCGATCAGGTCGGCGATCGTGAGCAGCACGAGGCCTTCCTTCTCGGCGAGGGCTGCGGCGTCGGGCAGGCGCATCATCGTGCCGTCGTCGTTCACGAGCTCCGCGATCGCGCCCACCTCGCCGAGGCCGGCGAGGCGCACGAGGTCGACCGCCGCCTCGGTGTGCCCGGCGCGGTGCAGGACACCGCCGGGCACGGCGCGCAGCGGGAGCACGTGGCCCGGGCGGATGAGGTCCTCGGCGCCTGAGCCGGGCGCCGCGAGGACGCGCAGCGTCCGGGTCCGGTCGGCAGCAGAGATCCCGGTCGTCACGCCCGTCGCAGCGTCGACCGTGACCGTGTACGCCGTGCGCCTGGGGTCCTGGCTGTGCGGCACCATGAGCGGCAGGTCGAGCGCGTCGGCCCGCGCCGCAGGCATGGGTGCGCAGAGGTAGCCCGACGAGTGCCGGATCGTCCACGCGACCCACTCCGCCGTCGCGGTCGACGCCGCGAGGACGACGTCCGCCTCGTTCTCCCGTTCCGGTGAGTCGGCGACGAGGACAGGACGCCCCGCGGCGAGCTCTGGGAGGGCCTCCTCGACGGTAGCGAGCCTCATGAGCGGGCCTCCAGCAGTCGTTCGACGTACTTGGCGATCACGTCGACCTCGAGGTTCACGCGGTCCCCGGGTTCCAGTGCGCCGAGGTTGGTCGCCTCGAGCGTCGTGGGGATGAGCGAGACGCCGAAGCTCTCGTCGGACACGTGCGTGACCGTGAGCGACGTGCCGTTGACGGCGACCGAGCCCTTCGTCGCCACGTACCGCAGGAGGTCGGCAGGTGCGGCGAGGACGAGGTCGTCCCAGCGCGGTCCGGGCGTGCGGGAGACGAGGTGGCCGACTCCGTCGACGTGACCCTGGACGATGTGCCCGTCGAGGCGCCCGCCGGCGCGGGCGGCGCGCTCCAGGTTCACCCGGGAACCGGGCCGCAGGTCGCCGAGCGTCGTCAGTCGCAGCGTCTCGGGCATGACGTCGGCCGCGAACGTCCCGGCGGGCTCGTCGGTCGTCGTGACGGTGAGGCAGACGCCGTCGACCGCGATCGACGCGCCGTGCACGGTGCCGGGGACGACGACGGGGCCGCGCAGGACGAGCCGCGAGTCCGTGCCGAGGTCCTCGACGGCGACGACCTCGCCGACCTCCTCGACGATTCCGGTGAACATCAGGCCTCCTGGGGGTGCGTGGAGCGGACGGGCTGGGGGCGGGCGACGACGAGGACGTCGGGCCCGAGGGGCTGTGTGCTGAGCGTCTCGAGGCGCAGGGCCGCGTCAATCGTCGTGACACCGAGGTCGGCGAGAGCGGACGGACCTGCGCCGAGCAGGACGGGAGCGACGTAGGCGTGCACCTCGTCGACGAGGCCAGCGCGCAGGAACGCGGCCGCGAGCGTGGGCCCACCCTCGACGAGCAGGTGCCGGACCTCGCGCGCGGCGAGCTCAGCGAGTACGACGCGCACGTCGTGGGTCCGCACGTGCACGAGCGGGCCGCCGGGTGCGGTGCGCAGCCGGGCACGCGACGGCACGTCCCGGTGACCGACGACGACCCTGACCGGCTGATGCCCGTCCGGGTCCGCGTCGCCGGGCGTGCGCGCGGTGAGCGTCGGGTCGTCCGCGAGGACGGTCGCCGTGCCGACGGCGATCGCGTCGACGGTGCGGCGCACCCTGTGCGCGTGCGCGCGGCTCTGCGCCGAGGTGATCCAGCGGCTCGTGCCGTCGATCGCGGCGACGCGACCGTCGAGGCTCGTCGCGGTCTTGAGCGTCACGAAGGGGCGCCCGGTCGTGACCGCGTGCAGCCAGACCCGCAGCAGGTCGTGCCCCGGGCCTGCGCCGTCCTCGAGCGGCCCGGGGACCTGGACGCCAGCGGCACGCAGGCGCTCTGCTCCCCCGGCGGCGGCCGGGTTCGGGTCCGGGACGAGGTGGACGACCTCGGCGACGCCCGCGGCGATCAGGGCCTCGGCGCACGGGCCGGTCCGGCCCGTGTGGTTGCACGGCTCGAGGGTGACGACCGCGGTGGCACCCCGGGTGTCGTGGCCGCGGCGGCGGGCGGCGGCGATCGCGTCGACCTCGGCGTGGGCCGTGCCGGAGCCGCGGTGGTATCCCGTCCCGAGGACCGCGCGGGGGGCGTCTGACGGTGCTCCGTCCACGCGCGGCGCGAGCAGGACGCAACCGACGCGAGGGTTGGGCCCGTGCGCTGGTCCGAGCGCGGCGAGGCGCAGGGCGACGTTCGCGGCGTCGACGAGCGTCACGGCAGACGGCGCTGTGCCCGCGTCGGTGTCCAGGGTGCTCATGCTGCTCCCGAAGGTCAGCTCCGGGGTGAGGATCGGCAGCACGATCCGCGCAGGGGCGCGCGACGAGGAGGGTCGCTGCCGCTGCGACACGTACGCCTCTCATCCGGACTTTGACCGTCGGTCCTGGAGTTCCACCAGGTCGGCCATCACCTCCGCTCCGGGTGGAACGGACGATCAGGTTCGCGGACTATCACCGCCGGCTCGGAATTTCACCGACCCCGGAGCACGTGCTCGACCTCAACCATCCCACATCCGACGGCGTGCGAGCAGCATCGTGTCGCACGTCTCGGTGTGCGGACCGTCCGTTCCCGCACGCCCGCACGTGCAGGACGGGTCAGTGCTGGTGCGCCGACGCCATGCGCCGGAGGGTCTCGATCTCGCCGGGGATGTCGTCGGCGCCGTACACCGCGGAACCGGCGACGAACACGTCCGCGCCCGCCTCGGCGGCCCGCTCGATCGTGCTCCGGGACACGCCGCCGTCGATCTGGAGCTGCAGCGACAGCTCGGACGAACGGATCGCCTCGCGCACACGGCGGATCTTCGGGAGCGTGCCCTCGATGAACGACTGGCCGCCGAAACCGGGCTCGACCGTCATGACGAGCACCATGTCGAACTCCGGGAGGAGGTCGAGGTACGGCTCGACGGGCGTGGCGGGCCGCAGCGCGAGAGCCGCGCGCGCACCGAGCCGTCGCAGCTCGCGCGCGAGCCGGACGGGCGCGGTGGCGGCCTCCGCGTGGAACGTGACCGACGCGGCGCCAGCCTCCGCGAAGCCGGGGGCCCAGCGGTCGGGGTCCTCGATCATGAGGTGCACGTCGACCGGCACGGGGCTGACCTGCACGATGCGCTCGACGACGGGCAGGCCGATCGTCAGGTTCGGCACGAAGTGGTTGTCCATGACGTCGACGTGCGCGGCGTCGGCCGTCGCGATCGCCTGGAGGTCACGCTCGAGGTTCGTGAAGTCGGCGGAGAGGATGCTCGGGTTGATCGCGATGCCCATGCGGTCAGCCTAGCGGCGACCGCCCGGGCGCGGCCGCCCTGGTCAGCGTGTACGCCGCAGGAGAGTCAGGTGCATCGCGTCGGTCCCGTGCACGTGCGGCCACAGCTGCACGTCGCTCCGGTCGCCGACGTCGATCGGCGAGACGCTCACCTCGCGCACGGCCGCCGCCGCGTCGACGCGCTCGACGTCGTCGCGCTCCCGCAGGACGTCGTCGACGACGACGCGCGTCTCTGCGAGGTGCGGCGAGCACGTCACGTAGCCGACGACGCCCCCGACGCGGACCGTGCCGAGCGCCGACCGCAACAGCTCGCGCTGCAGCGCGGCGAGCGCAGGAACGTCCGACGGCTCGCGGCGCCACCGCGACTCGGGGCGGCGGCGCAGCGCGCCGAGGCCCGTGCACGGCGCGTCGAGCAGCACGCGGTCGAACGCCCCGGGCTGCTCCTCACCGAACCGGCGGCCGTCGCCCACGACGACGTCCTCGACCGCATCCGCAGGGACCGCGGCGAGCGCGCCCTCGACGAGCCGTGCACGGTGCGGAGCCACCTCGTTCGCGACGAGCCGCGCACCCTGCTCCCCCGCGAGCGCCGCGAGCAGCGCCGCCTTGCCGCCCGGCCCGGCGCACATGTCGAGCCAACGCTCGTCCGGGCCCTCGACCGGCACGGAGGCGAACGCGAGCGTCACGAGCTGTGACCCCTCGTCCTGCACGCCCGCAGCGCCTGCGCGGACCGCCGGGATGCTCGACGGGTCGGACCCGGGCAGCACAGCCGCCGTCGACGCGAACCGGCCGGCGACCAGTGCGCCGTCGTCCCCGCCGAGCGCCTCGAGCGCTTCCTCGCGCAGCTGCGCGACGTCGAGCAGGCCGGGGCGGGCGACGAGCGTCACGCGAGGCGAGTCGTTGTCTGCCTCGAGCAGCGCCTCGAGCTCGCTCGCCTCGCGACCGTTGCCCGCGAGCGAGTCGCGCAGAGCACGAGCGACCCAGACGGGGTGCGACCCGAGCAGCGCGGCGCGTGCGACGTCGTCGCTCTCCTCAGCAGCGAGCCGCTGCCACCACTCCTCGGCGGGGGTCGCCGCGACCTTGCGCAGGACCGCGTTGACGAGCTGGGCGCTGCCCGTACCTACGTGCGCGCGAGCAAGTCCGACGGTCTCCGACACGGCCGCGTGCGCCGGCACGCGCATCCCGAGGACCTGGTGGACGCCGAGGCGCAGCACGTCGAGCACGGGAGGGTCGACCTGGTCGAGCGGCCTGGTGAGGCACTTCGCGAGCACGGCGTCGTAGCGCCCGCGCAGGCGCAGGGTGCCGTAGGTCAGCTCGGTCGCGAACGCAGCGTCGCGCCCCTTGAGCCGCGCGCGGCGCAGCGCGGGCGGCAGGACGAGGTTCGCGTACGCGTCCGCCTCGGCCACCTCGCGGAGCACCTCG
This genomic window from Flavimobilis soli contains:
- the rpe gene encoding ribulose-phosphate 3-epimerase; protein product: MGIAINPSILSADFTNLERDLQAIATADAAHVDVMDNHFVPNLTIGLPVVERIVQVSPVPVDVHLMIEDPDRWAPGFAEAGAASVTFHAEAATAPVRLARELRRLGARAALALRPATPVEPYLDLLPEFDMVLVMTVEPGFGGQSFIEGTLPKIRRVREAIRSSELSLQLQIDGGVSRSTIERAAEAGADVFVAGSAVYGADDIPGEIETLRRMASAHQH
- the ribD gene encoding bifunctional diaminohydroxyphosphoribosylaminopyrimidine deaminase/5-amino-6-(5-phosphoribosylamino)uracil reductase RibD; the protein is MSTLDTDAGTAPSAVTLVDAANVALRLAALGPAHGPNPRVGCVLLAPRVDGAPSDAPRAVLGTGYHRGSGTAHAEVDAIAAARRRGHDTRGATAVVTLEPCNHTGRTGPCAEALIAAGVAEVVHLVPDPNPAAAGGAERLRAAGVQVPGPLEDGAGPGHDLLRVWLHAVTTGRPFVTLKTATSLDGRVAAIDGTSRWITSAQSRAHAHRVRRTVDAIAVGTATVLADDPTLTARTPGDADPDGHQPVRVVVGHRDVPSRARLRTAPGGPLVHVRTHDVRVVLAELAAREVRHLLVEGGPTLAAAFLRAGLVDEVHAYVAPVLLGAGPSALADLGVTTIDAALRLETLSTQPLGPDVLVVARPQPVRSTHPQEA
- the ribB gene encoding 3,4-dihydroxy-2-butanone-4-phosphate synthase codes for the protein MRLATVEEALPELAAGRPVLVADSPERENEADVVLAASTATAEWVAWTIRHSSGYLCAPMPAARADALDLPLMVPHSQDPRRTAYTVTVDAATGVTTGISAADRTRTLRVLAAPGSGAEDLIRPGHVLPLRAVPGGVLHRAGHTEAAVDLVRLAGLGEVGAIAELVNDDGTMMRLPDAAALAEKEGLVLLTIADLIAWRAANDPVREAPAPDGDASTRVARTAEASLPTAHGDFRVLGFRDLRTGAEHVALVPAAAPSAPARRPVVRVHSECLTGDAFGSLRCDCGPQLHAAMRTVAERGGAVVYLRGHEGRGIGLLAKIGAYELQDAGLDTVQANLELGWPADRREYGAAAAVLAELGLTEIDLLTNNPAKVVGLRAAGITVSSTIRLEVGHGPHNHDYLVTKKVHMGHVLDTIEVPTTITTTNAAQTAADHEEDAR
- a CDS encoding RsmB/NOP family class I SAM-dependent RNA methyltransferase produces the protein MSTAGPPDDGGRRRNARGHERGAVRRPEQRGALAPSQRRRGSDPAREVAYEVLREVAEADAYANLVLPPALRRARLKGRDAAFATELTYGTLRLRGRYDAVLAKCLTRPLDQVDPPVLDVLRLGVHQVLGMRVPAHAAVSETVGLARAHVGTGSAQLVNAVLRKVAATPAEEWWQRLAAEESDDVARAALLGSHPVWVARALRDSLAGNGREASELEALLEADNDSPRVTLVARPGLLDVAQLREEALEALGGDDGALVAGRFASTAAVLPGSDPSSIPAVRAGAAGVQDEGSQLVTLAFASVPVEGPDERWLDMCAGPGGKAALLAALAGEQGARLVANEVAPHRARLVEGALAAVPADAVEDVVVGDGRRFGEEQPGAFDRVLLDAPCTGLGALRRRPESRWRREPSDVPALAALQRELLRSALGTVRVGGVVGYVTCSPHLAETRVVVDDVLRERDDVERVDAAAAVREVSVSPIDVGDRSDVQLWPHVHGTDAMHLTLLRRTR
- a CDS encoding riboflavin synthase; its protein translation is MFTGIVEEVGEVVAVEDLGTDSRLVLRGPVVVPGTVHGASIAVDGVCLTVTTTDEPAGTFAADVMPETLRLTTLGDLRPGSRVNLERAARAGGRLDGHIVQGHVDGVGHLVSRTPGPRWDDLVLAAPADLLRYVATKGSVAVNGTSLTVTHVSDESFGVSLIPTTLEATNLGALEPGDRVNLEVDVIAKYVERLLEARS